Proteins encoded by one window of Bactrocera oleae isolate idBacOlea1 chromosome 4, idBacOlea1, whole genome shotgun sequence:
- the LOC106624001 gene encoding mucin-17 isoform X2 — protein sequence MRPNVLWLLTAVGLLAVTTQAAHVRQASSSSGDGSSYANDPRPDAVNEEESDTLGTGGAYEFRLPQPQINKQQQQQRPQQQQHKTKRPNTTATYVTTTKTSSTSSTSGSTADSTTKWSTKRPASSTTNASGNKVTSATSSVTTIATQQSQQPGFAYNVSVAPQQASYQLTTPVVSNDEPALTHSSENDDESSKKIIGSSVVTSVSVILNGNEPEFTDALGHKVPKPQPSLQVASPIDLLNPDRYEFYTFDENGELVKRLMTMEEIQSIVANGDGENSSIVQHVPVDDREPEKNVQDIVDSVQNVLNKEVESNKNISKDALPALDTPDVTSSWSMILPAIFGNGGGDIFPQQKPQQIVMTPDSELLEASTTAAPVTHATKRPKPNKRKPGQKRKTTTAAPTTTSTAMTPQVVQEELGPNESVYTGMQQYQNVAANMQHFDGFSQLQMQPIYHKLPEYTDVDTTTRRVFLNNQEIIQSATTAHPTAVADKDELDEGYGKRPPVVVHKRPAAPHRHKTPNGVQNDNTTKKPQGGHNKQKIKKKPTTTTTPEPTTTSTTTPEPTTTTTTTTTTTTTTPAPITTTPEPITSTTSPRPSSTTPKKKKKKPTRQPGQGNGKPHQTADKRKPATGKPRPTAGNKHSTVADVSAPVPIIVEPTISKHNATVSHKPNKTRPRPHKKPATTTTTPKPTTTTPEPITTTPEPTTTTTTTTTTTPAPTTTTPELTTIISTTTTTENQLIVEHFPGYHPIHVKPSHANKRPGVSSYPLPHYKPGHIGHHGSVENDRTDEESDYGQFKRKPLPSLAQIQQQHHKPLEKPSSLDDQHTMTAFDQIMESLKQELASENTETDINESSASEKRPVVDKPSAEPLSVESTSFDSPAVITTGSIESGTPKEENVNAVNTVSVEQEEMTLVEDITEQLQLITTIRPPTLAATSEETIKKATSSPKIENTTEEFMEQELPDTTNFSEYSTEEKEKDENEAAATAILEDKAHVVKFEPLYADVQEPIVNNVQTTAAPYYETTLGTVDHNNDDTTVLEVIDEVNVHTDDTNIADSSTEYQIPMLPVTHKVDTLIAENPLTTEPPPQAATVASTLVDGANTIAADQLMSSNETRSEIDFLLSDVLQQMAGVEPDPYRPNPMEDGNRLTNFAQLNTSFLLKPDPAVLDDNLPAYASMSVMVSSTKAPLAKESVEVHNVEPFLLETPAPVNQLVNELTTQVAPAPVASTYASKEDVSLNEEKPATPANSKEKIEKEHEKEHKAELSLENVEESEVGVDFVTTEGYVVVDETDIETNSYEKEATEESAIHESIDIGTTEQKQTEQVDSIEKTEATKIEATRPTEIPTLKPQIPSLLEIYATQQQQQENTGDMYETEKNKEPIQQSAEAESSVEPLHEAETIVMAEQLSAEGANEEKKEEMTSAEVIITEIEDNNDADIYKPSKVHEDSHQSAQTELEQTEQVTTTEQYLTKTEKIAMDEIVQSTSTEQEQSSQEESTPQLVKESSSKMEEEHQSNSQDAQTAEVTDDAIEAQTQVVEHMELQKEDHKVDASEVHISSKIETTDISNATDMSQSDSSGNKSAEKEVFENNSNEKVTENLEISEEQETNEKESLEKKDSNDVTTITPILLDTTAEETKDATAEKVSTEAFVSSTEKETDNIEEDSVSNAANLQIQYTNLPTTTIKYETNELEDSVNSKETVESEATTVAPAEESTTTVRTENEEENTGNEPETVTDVTVTISDEIDSTESDEDPYIKLGESTIKYSEEANNVNTSGDGIIIEQETTSDESTDIELTSPTLPQSIQQDVVETTKGDSTEDSGEPAQSESAETESSEATDADVALEPNKSTISELIVSTEQITLQTTAKPIDTFVAQQRPQIPQLNYDRPDPQNAADSGDLTAYIIPKFPTSPALAVTSTATEKASPSTTTSSSTTTTSTTTTTTTPKPASTTTKRIHTLKPVSYYNKQTGINAPKPAEPTKVIPYSSNTAQQRPMQRPAQLNNLMATSTQATRPPVKMEPSPSSSKGLEASTATLDEDLQSFVKLCNELAFSYWKSITSEKISSARSLVMSPFALTSMLSMVFLGARGSTSGEMNEVLKLDDMVTFNPHLVFRNITDSVERATDSDIATTAFVREIFSDRSNGKILQFFKEKTQQFYSGHVEEVNFHVVNDVIRRRTNLLVKRHTMGKVLEYLRTNSLWVNGPLATISANLFQTDCKHGSTQLTDGEMFFQVHPSVRQRRLIPIPAVLYKSGFTAGYEPKLDATIVAFGSIQDTVSTVYVMPGHQSTLSPAESLERLERELVEQAFSKNAWSSVLTSLMDRPGMEVQLPRFSHRSFVNASLGLQKMGLKGLFKSDFADLRGLTGSANRDIYLSDVIQINTFSTCGEEKIADHHHVEMYPAPPLRKRNKDLGANDDGAYDSSEAVIDFGSLVHESALGRGFYDDLLDPKYLELPLSLRPRQARVPDAPRLRFDKPFLYFVRHNPTGIILFMGRFNPRLLP from the exons ATGCGTCCGAACGTGTTGTGGCTGCTGACAGCTGTCGGCCTGCTAGCAGTGACCACTCAAGCGGCGCACGTACGACAGGCGAGCAGTAGCAGTGGCGACGGCAGCAGCTATGCAAATGATCCACGACCCGATGCTGTGAACGAGGAAGAGAGCGATACATTGGGCACTGGTGGTGCCTACGAATTTCGCCTGCCACAACCGCAGATAaacaaacaacagcagcaacagcgtccgcagcagcagcagcataaAACAAAACGGCCCAACACCACCGCCACTTATGTAACCACAACGAAAACGAGCAGCACCAGCAGTACTAGCGGTAGCACTGCTGATAGCACAACCAAATGGTCGACTAAACGTCCGGCGAGTTCCACCACCAACGCGAGTGGTAACAAAGTGACCAGTGCTACTTCCTCCGTCACCACGATAGCAACTCAGCAGAGTCAGCAACCCGGATTTGCCTACAATGTTTCGGTGGCTCCCCAGCAGGCTTCCTATCAGCTAACTACTCCAGTTGTGTCTAATGACGAACCGGCGTTGACCCATAGCAGTGAGAATGATGATGAATCGTCGAAGAAAATTATCGGTTCCAG TGTCGTCACATCCGTTTCGGTTATACTCAACGGCAACGAACCTGAGTTCACTGACGCCTTGGGTCACAAAGTGCCTAAACCACAGCCCTCACTACAGGTGGCGAGTCCCATTGATCTACTCAATCCCGATCGCTATGAGTTCTACACGTTCGATGAGAACGGTGAACTGGTAAAGCGTCTCATGACCATGGAGGAAATACAGAGTATTGTAGCAAATGGGGACGGCGAAAACTCATCAATCGTGCAACATGTGCCCGTAGACGACCGTGAGCCAGAAAAGAATGTGCAGGATATTGTCGATAGTGTACAAAATGTGTTGAACAAGGAGGTGGAATCGAATAAGAACATTTCAAAGGATGCGCTACCTGCGTTGGATACACCTGATGTGACCTCATCTTGGTCAATGATTTTGCCGGCGATTTTCGGTAATGGCGGCGGTGATATTTTCCCACAACAAAAGCCACAACAAATTGTCATGACACCGGACTCCGAGTTGCTGGAGGCCTCGACAACTGCAGCACCTGTTACGCATGCCACCAAGCGACCCAAACCGAACAAGCGCAAGCCGGGACAAAAGCGTAAGACAACTACAGCGGCACCGACTACAACATCCACCGCTATGACACCACAAGTGGTACAAGAAGAACTAGGTCCAAATGAGTCTGTCTACACCGGCATGCAACAATATCAAAATGTCGCAGCGAATATGCAACACTTTGATGGTTTCTCACAGCTGCAAATGCAACCAATCTACCACAAACTACCCGAATACACAGACGTGGATACGACAACTCGACGCGTCTTCCTGAATAACCAAGAAATCATACAAAGTGCAACGACAGCGCACCCGACCGCGGTAGCAGACAAGGATGAATTGGATGAGGGTTATGGCAAGAGACCGCCAGTTGTTGTGCATAAGCGTCCAGCGGCGCCTCATCGTCACAAGACACCGAATGGTGTACAGAATGATAATACCACTAAAAAGCCGCAAGGTGGTCACAATAAGCAGAAGATAAAGAAGAAGCCAACTACCACGACAACGCCCGAACCAACCACCACCtcaacaaccacaccagaaccaactacaacaactacaacgacgacaacaacaaccaccactACACCGGCACCAATAACCACTACCCCAGAGCCGATTACTAGCACAACCTCCCCAAGACCCAGCTCTACAACAcccaaaaagaagaagaagaaacccACGCGTCAGCCCGGTCAAGGCAATGGCAAACCACATCAAACTGCAGATAAGCGCAAACCAGCTACTGGTAAGCCGCGTCCCACTGCAGGTAATAAGCATTCAACAGTCGCCGATGTGTCCGCGCCCGTACCAATAATCGTTGAGCCCACAATCAGTAAGCATAATGCCACTGTGAGCCACAAGCCAAACAAAACTCGGCCACGTCCGCATAAAAAGCCAGCAACTACTACTACAACAccgaaaccaacaacaacaacaccagaacctataacaacaacaccagAGCCCACGACTACTACAACGACAACGACGACCACTACACCAGCACCAACCACCACAACCCCAGAACTCACAACTATtatttctacaacaacaacaacagaaaatcAATTAATCGTGGAACATTTCCCAGGTTATCATCCAATACATGTCAAGCCTTCACATGCCAACAAGCGCCCTGGCGTTTCGAGCTATCCACTACCACACTACAAACCTGGACATATTGGACATCATGGTTCTGTTGAAAATGACAGAACTGATGAGGAATCAGACTATGGGCAATTCAAGCGTAAGCCTCTGCCATCACTTGCACAAATCCAACAACAGCATCATAAGCCGTTGGAGAAGCCATCATCGTTGGATGATCAGCATACCATGACGGCcttcgatcaaataatggaatcACTCAAACAGGAACTAGCAAGCGAGAATACCGAGACGGATATCAACGAGTCCAGTGCTTCTGAAAAACGACCTGTCGTAGATAAACCATCGGCAGAACCATTAAGTGTTGAGTCTACATCTTTTGATAGTCCTGCGGTCATCACTACTGGTAGCATTGAAAGCGGAACGCCTAAGGAAGAAAATGTGAATGCAGTGAACACAGTAAGCGTAGAACAAGAGGAAATGACTTTAGTGGAGGATATCACAGAACAATTACAATTAATTACTACAATACGTCCACCAACATTAGCCGCAACATCCGAAGAGACAATAAAAAAGGCAACTTCTTCACCAAAAATAGAGAATACAACCGAAGAGTTCATGGAACAAGAGTTACCGGACACTACAAATTTTTCAGAATATTCTACTGAAGAAAAAGAAAAGGACGAAAATGAAGCAGCAGCGACGGCGATACTTGAGGACAAGGCGCATGTTGTTAAGTTTGAACCGCTTTATGCTGATGTACAAGAACCTATTGTAAATAACGTTCAAACAACAGCTGCACCCTACTACGAGACCACACTCGGCACAGTTGATCACAATAATGATGACACAACTGTTTTAGAAGTGATCGACGAAGTGAATGTACACACCGACGACACTAATATTGCCGATAGCAGTACCGAGTATCAAATACCCATGCTGCCAGTAACACACAAAGTTGATACCCTGATTGCAGAAAATCCCTTAACCACGGAACCACCACCACAG GCGGCTACAGTAGCTTCAACGCTGGTCGATGGCGCCAATACAATTGCTGCTGATCAACTTATGAGCTCCAATGAGACGCGCAGCGAAATTGACTTCCTATTGTCTGATGTACTTCAACAAATGGCTGGAGTGGAGCCGGATCCATATCGCCCCAACCCAATGGAAGATGGTAATCGCTTAACGAACTTTGCGCAACTGAACACGTCTTTCTTACTGAAACCAGATCCAGCAGTTTTGGACGACAATTTGCCAGCATATGCCAGTATGTCCGTAATGGTCAGCTCGACGAAAGCTCCACTTGCTAAGGAGTCGGTCGAAGTACACAATGTGGAACCGTTCTTGCTGGAAACGCCAGCTCCAGTTAATCAACTTGTAAACGAATTGACCACACAAGTCGCACCAGCTCCCGTGGCCTCTACATATGCCTCTAAGGAAGATGTCAGCTTAAATGAGGAGAAACCCGCCACACCTGCAaacagcaaagaaaaaatagaaaaagagcACGAAAAGGAACACAAAGCCGAGCTATCGCTGGAGAATGTAGAAGAAAGCGAGGTTGGCGTGGATTTTGTTACTACAGAAGGATACGTTGTTGTAGATGAGACAGACATAGAAACTAATAGTTACGAAAAGGAAGCAACAGAAGAGAGCGCAATACACGAATCGATTGATATTGGAACCacagaacaaaaacaaacggaGCAGGTTGACAGCATTGAAAAAACTGAAGCCACTAAGATCGAAGCAACTCGACCAACCGAAATCCCTACTTTAAAACCACAAATACCATCTCTTTTGGAAATATAtgccacacaacaacaacaacaagagaatACTGGGGATATGTATGAAACAGAGAAAAACAAGGAGCCCATTCAGCAGTCAGCAGAAGCTGAAAGCTCTGTAGAACCGCTTCACGAAGCTGAGACAATTGTTATGGCAGAACAATTAAGCGCCGAAGGCGCTAATGAAGAAAAGAAAGAGGAAATGACAAGTGCCGAAGTTATTATAACAGAAATAGAGGATAATAATGACGCGGATATATATAAACCCAGCAAAGTTCATGAAGATTCGCATCAATCCGCACAAACAGAATTGGAGCAAACGGAGCAAGTAACAACAACAGAGCAATATTTGACCAAAACTGAGAAGATCGCAATGGATGAAATAGTACAGTCGACTTCTACAGAGCAGGAGCAATCATCTCAAGAAGAAAGCACCCCGCAGTTAGTTAAGGAATCATCCAGTAAAATGGAAGAAGAACATCAATCAAATAGTCAGGATGCGCAGACAGCTGAGGTAACAGACGATGCTATCGAAGCGCAAACTCAAGTCGTTGAACATATGGAGCTACAAAAAGAGGACCATAAAGTGGATGCTAGTGAAGTGCATATAAGTAGCAAAATAGAAACAACGGACATTTCCAATGCTACAGATATGAGTCAAAGCGACAGCAGTGGAAATAAGAGTGCGGAGAAGGAGGTGTTCGAAAATAATTCCAACGAGAAAGTTACAGAAAACTTGGAAATCTCTGAAGAACAAGAAACCAATGAGAAAGAGTCGCTGGAAAAAAAAGACAGTAACGATGTTACCACAATCACACCAATTCTCCTCGATACAACTGCTGAGGAAACAAAAGATGCTACAGCTGAAAAAGTCTCTACGGAGGCATTCGTAAGCTCAACAGAAAAAGAAACTGATAATATCGAAGAGGATAGTGTGAGTAACGCCGCCAACTTGcaaatacaatatacaaatctaccaacaacaacaataaaatatgaaactaaTGAATTAGAAGATTCAGTAAATAGTAAAGAAACAGTCGAAAGTGAGGCAACAACGGTGGCACCAGCAGAAGAAAGCACCACAACAGTCAGAACCGAAAATGAAGAAGAAAATACTGGCAATGAACCCGAGACAGTTACGGATGTTACAGTTACAATTTCCGATGAAATAGATAGTACCGAATCGGATGAGGATCCTTATATTAAACTTGGAGAATCTACCATCAAATATAGTGAAGAAGCAAATAATGTCAACACATCTGGCGATGGTATTATTATCGAACAGGAAACCACAAGCGATGAGAGTACTGACATTGAGCTTACCTCACCAACGCTACCACAGTCAATACAACAAGATGTGGTAGAAACGACTAAAGGGGACTCGACTGAAGACTCGGGAGAGCCAGCACAGTCAGAATCGGCTGAAACAGAATCTTCGGAAGCTACAGATGCAGATGTGGCTTTGGAACCCAATAAGTCAACTATTTCGGAACTCATCGTCTCTACTGAGCAAATTACATTACAAACCACAGCTAAACCTATCGATACATTTGTAGCACAACAACGTCCTCAAATTCCACAGCTCAACTACGACCGTCCCGATCCACAAAACGCCGCTGATTCTGGTGATCTTACAGCCTACATTATACCTAAATTCCCTACCAGCCCAGCACTTGCTGTTACCTCAACAGCAACGGAAAAAGCATCGCCTTCCACAACAACCAGCAGCTCGACTACAACAACTTCCACCactacaacgacaacaacgcCGAAACCAGCATCTACTACAACTAAACGTATACATACACTCAAACCCGTGTCATACTACAACAAACAGACCGGCATAAACGCGCCAAAGCCCGCCGAACCCACGAAGGTCATACCATATTCGTCTAATACCGCACAACAGCGACCAATGCAACGTCCAGCGCAGCTAAACAATTTAATGGCTACTTCTACACAAGCTACCCGACCCCCTGTAAAGATGGAGCCGAGCCCTTCGAGCTCCAAGGGCCTCGAAGCGTCCACAGCTACTTTAGACGAAGATCTGCAATCATTCGTTAAACTCTGCAATGAATTGGCATTCAGCTATTGGAAATCCATTACCTCAGAAAAAATCAGCTCGGCGCGCAGTTTAGTAATGTCGCCATTTGCTTTAACATCGATGCTTTCAATGGTTTTCCTCGGCGCACGTGGTAGTACATCAGGCGAAATGAACGAAGTGTTAAAGTTAGATGACATGGTCACTTTCAACCCACATTTAGTTTTCCGAAATATCACCGACTCTGTAGAACGCGCCACAGATAGCGACATTGCGACAACCGCATTCGTACGTGAGATCTTCAGTGATCGTTCGAATGGAAAGATATTGCAATTCTTCAAGGAAAAGACGCAACAATTCTATTCGGGACATGTGGAGGAAGTGAACTTCCATGTCGTGAACGATGTGATACGGCGTCGCACGAATCTGTTAGTGAAACGCCACACCATGGGCAAAGTGCTGGAATATTTGCGCACGAACAGTCTCTGGGTTAATGGACCATTGGCCACCATTTCTGCCAATCTTTTCCAAACCGACTGCAAACATGGCTCAACACAGTTGACTGACGGTGAAATGTTCTTCCAAGTACACCCCTCCGTACGCCAACGTCGTCTGATACCCATACCAGCGGTGCTGTACAAGAGTGGTTTTACCGCTGGATACGAACCCAAATTGGACGCAACAATTGTTGCATTCGGCAGCATACAGGATACTGTGAGCACAGTTTATGTAATGCCGGGTCATCAGAGCACGCTCTCGCCAGCCGAAAGTTTGGAACGCCTTGAACGTGAACTTGTTGAACAGGCTTTCAGCAAGAATGCTTGGAGTAGTGTACTCACCTCGCTAATGGATCGCCCCGGTATGGAAGTGCAGCTACCACGTTTCTCACATAGATCATTCGTAAATGCATCCTTGGGTTTGCAGAAGATGGGACTTAAGGGTTTGTTCAAGTCcgattttgctgatctgcgtgGCCTTACCGGTTCTGCCAATCGTGATATCTACCTATCCGACGTCATACAAATCAACACTTTCAGCACTTGTGGGGAGGAGAAGATTGCCGATCACCATCATGTCGAAATGTATCCAGCGCCCCCATTACGTAAACGTAACAAGGATTTGGGCGCAAATGATGATGGTGCCTATGATTCTTCTGAGGCCGTTATCGATTTCGGTTCGCTAGTGCATGAATCAGCGCTCGGTCGTGGTTTCTACGACGATCTACTCGACCCGAAATACCTGGAACTGCCACTATCACTGCGTCCACGACAGGCTCGCGTACCGGATGCACCACGTTTACGCTTCGATAAACCATTCCTCTATTTCGTACGTCACAATCCCACTGGCATCATACTCTTTATGGGTCGCTTCAATCCACGACTGCTGCCATAA